AATATGGCAAGGCGGACTTTTGTTGCGCCCATATTCCATATCTATTCAAGTGTGGGGTATTGCGTCGTTTATTACTACAGGGTCATTCCACAACCTTCTTGAGATAAACGAATCTACTCCACACTTTCTTTTTGCATATAACCCACCGCAGTAGGAGTTTATACGGTAAAAATTGTTAATTATGAAACTTATTATTTTATCGGGAAAAAGTAATTGTGGCAAAACGGCCAGTCTCAATCTATTGCATAATATGCTATTGAATACGAATACTGTCGTAGAAGAATCTAAAATTTCCGTAGGAAATCCTTCTCAACAAGATTACGTATACTTGATGAATTGTAGCTGTACAAATAAAAAAATTGTTATCTCAACTTGGGGTGATTATCCATACTTATTAAACGATTATTGCTCAAAATATATTGATTACGATACTGTTATATGTGCTTGCAATATGAATTTTATGAGAAATACGGTACATAAACCATTTGAAGATGCTATGAGATTTGATAATTTGACAACAGTTATCTTAAAAACGCCAGAATCGGATATAAATAAATATGCAACTTCAAATAATGCTTGTGCAACCTATCTGCTGAATTTGATTAAACACTTTGGAATTATATAGATAGGCTTCTGTTTTATCTTTTTATAATCAGTTATAAATGTAATTAAAGAACCATTACATATAAGCTACCATATGAAATCTATTCAAATTTTTTTGACGGTACTTGTTTTGTGTTTTGCCGCTGCTTGCAGTAAAGATTCTACGGAATCCGATCCCAATCCGCCTACACCGCCCGTACAAGAAGATGCAATCTCTGTCACTCCGTCTATATTGACTTTTGATGCTTTAGGCGGGACACAGACAATACAAATTATTTGTTCCGACAACAAATCGTGGACTTTATCGGGAGAGGTTCCATGGTGTGAAGTATCTACCATGAAAGGTACTAATGGTACGAATATAACTTTTACAACCCAAGAAAATGCAAGTGTAGATGAACGTAATGCAACATATACTTTTGTTTGTGGGCAAGCCTCTGCCAAATTGACAATTATCCAAAAACAACGGGATGCGCTAACTATAACATCATCAAAAATCGAAGTCCCTGCAAGTGGTAAAACAATTACCATAGAGGTACAATCCAATATACAGTTTGACTATGAAATTGCAGATAAAGACAGAGATTGGATTTTACCAGAGGAAACTCGTGCAATGCAGACAACATATTTAACATTTAAAGTCCAGCCTAATGAAAATGTGTCGAGGAGAGAAGGTGCAATCATTATTAAAAGTGAGAAAGTATCTGAAACAGTAAATATTTATCAAAATGGAGAAACACCCTCTATAGTACTTACACAAAGTGATTACGCCGTATCAAATGAGGGAGAAACTATAAAAGTCGAAGTATCTAGTAATGTTGATTATCAAATAAAAATGCCCGATGTAGATTGGATTATTGAAAATAAAACCCGATCAATGTCTACTCATACGCATTATTATACAATAACTCCTAATGGTACGCCAGATAATCGCAATGCTCAAATTCTTTTTATAAATCAGCAAAATTCTTTACAACAAACAGTAAATATCATACAAGGCCAACAAAATGAAATAATAGTATCTACCACCGATTATTATATAGGAAACTCTGCATCAATCGTTAAAGTTGATATTCAAAGTAATATCAATTATTCGGTTAAAATTCCTGAAATGACAGATTGGATTTCTTTAGTTGAGACAAGAGCCTTACAAAGTAGTACAGTTTCCTTAAATATATCAGAAAATACTAGCGGGAGTCGAAGAGTTGGAAAAATAACCCTCGTCAATACAGATGCGCATAAAGAAGTTGAACTTACAATTGTTCAATCTGCTGAATATACGATTGTAGACATTCAAGATTTTCTTTTTAAAACGTATTTATGCAAATATTTTGACAAGAATGGTGACGGGGAGATGTCTATATCCGAAATGGCAGATATTGTTGAAATAGACTGCTCTAATTTAGATATTACCTCTTTACAAGGTATTGAATATGCAGTAAACCTACAAAAGCTAAATTGCTCTCAAAATAAGATAACAGACATTGATTTAAGTTATAATAAAAATTTGGAAATTATTATATGGAATAAGAATCCATTTTGCTATATCAATTTAGGAGATATTTCACCCTATCAATATACTGAGAATACTTGGAATGATTCACCTGTATTCGGCTTATACGATATGGTTGGACCGACTCTTAAAATTATTGGTTCCAGTATGAAAGGATTGACTGTTATTGAATGTGCTTTACAGGCTTTGGACGTTTCCGAATGTCCTAATCTTGAAAGATTAGAATGTTATGATAATATGATTAAGAGTCTAGACTTGAGTAAAAACACTAAACTAAAGGTAATTCGGATCAACAACAATCCTTTGGAACTTATTGATTTAGGTCGGGCAAATGTTAATATTGCAGAAAATAAATTATGTCTGAGAAATTCGACCCATATAAAAGTCATTAGTGAATATTTATCTACTTTGTGGATTACCCAAAGTAGTAAATTGGAATCAATAGATGTTTCTGCATGTCCGAATTTGCAAACATTTTATTGTAATGCCAATAATCTGAAAACTTTAGACGTATCGCATAATTCAAAACTTACGCGTCTTGATTGTAATAATAATCCATTATCCCTACTTAATTTAGGAAATATTAAAATTAAATCATTTAATCTGGACGCCGATAATGATGAAAGGTTAGGATTAAAGGTGGGAAAATCAAAATCGCTTCAGGTAAAAAGTGAAACACTTGCAGCATTAGATGTATCGGGTAATTCTCTAATTGATATAGATATATCCCAATGTCCGAATCTTGTCAATTTAAGTTGCGCTAATAATCAAGTGCAAAACTTAAATTATGCAAATTGCCCTTTAGAGGAGTTAAATGTGTCAAATAACCAATTGAAAGAATTAGATTTAAGGAATTTGAATATTACAGACCAATTTAACGTGCACTATGATGGTAATCCACTTACTACTATTCATTTCGGGAATGTTAATCTTCGGACAAGGACAGATCCTTATGGAAATATATTTTGTGTTGAGCCAACTTTCACAAAAAAAAGTTTATGTGGATCTACAGAGTTAACAATAACAGGAGATGCTGTTCAAGGCATAGACATACACGAATGCGAGCTAGTAAAATTAGACATTTCAAAATGTCCTATACTTGAGTATTTGGACTGTCGTTCAAACCAAATAAAACATTTGGATATTTCACAAAATATAAATTTAAAGCAATTGAGATGGTTAGATAATCAATTCGAGTCCATTGTCTTGGGGACAGCATTGCCTTATACAACTGAATATGACGATTATACAAAGAAAGAACGCTTAATTAGAGATGGACTCGAAGAATATTTATATTATGGTGAATTAAATTTAAATCATGTAATTGAAGGGGGAAAACATCTAAAAGTATCAAGCATAACTTCAATACGTTCTTTAGATTGCAGTTATTGTGGATTGCAAACTTTAGATATTACAGACGCTTCAATATCAAATTTAAATTGCAGTAATAATCATTTAAATAATATAGAGTTACCTGATGCAGGCGGATTATATTCTTTAGATTGTAGTCATAATGATTTGACCACACTTGATTTAAAGAGGAATGTGAGTATACACACAATTTATGCACAAAATAATGCTATTACGCAGCTAAATATACGATCTTATACCAAAATAAATAACTTGTGTATATCATCTAATAAATTGACAGAATTAGATTGTAATGGATTAACAGCATTACAAAAGTTAGAGTGCACGTCAAATATGATAAATAATTTATCTCTACAAGAATGCGGAAATTTAACATGGTTGTCATGTGGTAATAACCAAATAGAGAATTTGGATGTCAGTGAATCAAGTTTATATACAAATTGGGGACATGATGCTACCTTGGTATGTGCACCGATGCCTACTTTAAAAAATTTATATTTAAAAGATGGATGGGATTTGAGAGGGATAACTTACGAACGCAGCATTTATAATATTCCAGAACAAACAAAAATTATGTATAAATAAAATGAACATTTATGGAAGAACAAGTTAAACGATTAATTAGGAAAAGTCTTCATATGCGATTACAAGGTATGGGGAGAATTGATAATATCCGGACTAATGAAGCATTAATTGAAACGTGGATTACTGCTATAGTAGCATTAGGTTATGCCGATAATGACGTCGAGATTGCGGCAAAGGATATAAATAAAATTCAAAGTCAGATTCTTGGCGAATTTAGTATAGAAGATACACGTGCGTTCGTTTATCTTGTTAGAGATCGATTTCCAGAAGAAATTGCAGCTTTTATACGTTATGTGGAATTGAAAGAGAAATATACGGAAGATGCTATTACTTTTGCCGTTCTACAAGAATTACAGGATATAACAGAGGGTGATTTTTACAATTCTAGATTCTGATATCAAATAAGGGAGGCTGCTGTGCAGTAGCCTCTTTTATTCCCACCACTACTATTCAAAACTATTCCGAATATACAATTCAATGTGCTTAAAGAATAGTTGGATTACCTTACGCATCAAAATACCAACTTGAACTTATTTCTAATCTTATCCGTCAGCACATCCATATCCCGCCCGATTTTGTCGTTGGTGATCTTCGCGTAGATCTGTGTGGTGGTGATATGCTTATGCCCCAACATCTTGCTGACCGTTTCCAACGGTACGCCTTGCGTCAGCGTGACCGTCGTTGCAAAGGTATGGCGACCCGTGTGCGTCGTGGGATTGAACGACAGTCCGGCATGTCGGGCAACATGCCGTAACGACATATTCATCGAATTATCGTCCTTGACCGGAAACACCTTATCGTCCGGCAACTGCAAGCGACTGTACTGCTCGACGAGTTGTTTGGCAACGGGCAACAGCTTCACCCGGAACTGCGTCCCCGTCTTGGTGCGTTGGTCGATGATCCACATATCGCCCCGCTCGTCCGTGTGTATATCTTCGCGGGAGAGTTTCTTTACATCGGCATAGCATAGCCCCGTGAAACAGCAGAACACGAAGATATCCCGGACAATGGCCGTTTTGTAATTGGGCAGGCGGACATTCATCACGGCTTGCAGTTCCGATTCGGACAGAAAACGGCGGTCGCGGTACGTTACCGAGATACGGAAGCCGGAAAACGGGTCGGTAGTGATCCAACCGTTCTTAAAGGCCGTATAGGTCATCAGTTTCAGTTTCTTGATCGGCGTGTGGATACTGCCCGGAAGCATTCTCCGCACCGTCGAAAGGTAAACGACATATCTTTCGATAAATTCCCGCTTCAACTCTTTGAACGGAATATCCTCTACCTTATATTCGTAACGAAGGAAGGCCGCAAGATAATTGCGGGCTTTACGATAACAAACGAGTGTACCTATCGCACGGTCTTTACCTGCACGCTTTTCCTCAAAATCTTTCAGATAAGCGTCGAAAGTTTCGATCAACAGCTGGTAGCCGTCACCGAAACCCAGCCACGCATTTTTGACCTTTTCGGCCGTAACATACGAATCACGGTCGCAGATACGCTGGTAGTGTTTACCGATGTTGGTTTTGATATTTTCCAGCTTTTCGTTGATGCGCTGGGCCATGACGCTCTTGCCAGCGGCTTTATTGGCTTTCGTATCCCAGAGTGCGGGAGATACGGACAACTTGCAACTGAATTGCGAGATCGTACCGTTGATCGTGATGCGCCCCATGATGGGAGCTTTGCCGTTCTGCACGGATTGTCGTTTCAGATAGAACAGGACTTTGAAAGTGCTTCTTACCATAACTCTAATAACTTTACTGTTAATACGTTGAATAGAGTTATTTGTTGTTGGTAAATTCAGTGCAACAAACTGAAAAACAGCACTATGTTAAAAACTATTCGGAAATAGCTGCGGTAACGATTTGGTAACGCAACTATTTCCGAACTTTGCTTTTTCAAGGGCTGAAACCCGATTACTACCTTGGCCGCAATATTGTTAAACAGCTATAAATGTACTGTTTACATTATATTGCGTCTATCCCATTTTTTCAAAGGAGATTCGTATGATTTCCTCTTTTCTTTATATCGGCTTCCGGGTCGGTCGGGAGCCTATTTTTTCGAATCTACCCGCATTTCGACCGAGGCGCCCGACCATTGGTTGATCTCCCGCTTTTCGGTGCGCAGGCGGCGTCCGGCATAGGAGATCCTCACCTCGATCCCGAAGGGCCTGGTCGCGTCGATTTCGTTGTCCGCGGGCAGCGTGTGGGGGATTATATATAAGTAGAGCACGAGGTGGTCGCACGGCATGGTTTGCAGCGCGGCCGTGCGGTCCGCGGCGATGTCTGCGGGGCGTTCGGCAAGGTTCGAGCCGACGTCGGCCACGGTCGATGCCGACGAGGCGAATCCGATGCGCCGGCCGGCGGCGTCGAAACAGCCGCACATCAGCGCCGCATTGTACCGCCACCACCCTTCGTAGCGGCTCGTGACTTCGATTGTAAATCCTTTTTCGTCCATGTTCTGTCGGGGCCGCGCGGGCCGGATACGGCGCCGGATCGGTTCGGCGGGCCGTGCGCGGACTATTTTTCCGTAAAAATAATACAACTGTCGTGCAACGCCAAATTTATTTGCGCCCCGCCGGGCCGGGAGTGCTAAAACTCGCGGTTTTCTTTGCAAATGTCTTATTTTTTCGTAACTTTGCGCACTAAATGTGCGTAAATGGAGGTAGCTCAACGATATTCGATTGCCTGGAAAGGGCTGAAAAACGGTCGTCACGACTTCCGTTTCGAGGTCGACAAGGCGTTGTTCGAAGCCTTCGAAAGCACGGAGATCAAGGACGGACGGTGTGAGGTCTCGGTCGGTGTGGACCGCTCGGAGAAGCAGCTCACGCTCGATGTCGGGATCACGGGTCATGTCGTCGTCGAATGCGACCGATGCCTGGAGGACTGCCGTGTGCCCATTGATTTCGAGGGGCAGCTGGTGGTGAAATTCTCCGACGAGGTGCACGAATACGACGGCGAGGTGATGTGGATGCTGCCGGGCGAGGACCGCGTGGAGCTTGCGCAGTACATCTACGAAAGCATCGTGCTGTCGCTGCCCTACCAGCGGGTGCATCCCGAGGGGGAGTGCAACCCCGAGATGCTCGAACGCTTCCGGATCGTTTCCG
This Alistipes shahii WAL 8301 DNA region includes the following protein-coding sequences:
- a CDS encoding YceD family protein translates to MEVAQRYSIAWKGLKNGRHDFRFEVDKALFEAFESTEIKDGRCEVSVGVDRSEKQLTLDVGITGHVVVECDRCLEDCRVPIDFEGQLVVKFSDEVHEYDGEVMWMLPGEDRVELAQYIYESIVLSLPYQRVHPEGECNPEMLERFRIVSDREFASIEAAAEGAGERGVGEWAKLAALRERMEAEGADGGEGEGGEEPGGTK
- a CDS encoding BACON domain-containing protein produces the protein MKSIQIFLTVLVLCFAAACSKDSTESDPNPPTPPVQEDAISVTPSILTFDALGGTQTIQIICSDNKSWTLSGEVPWCEVSTMKGTNGTNITFTTQENASVDERNATYTFVCGQASAKLTIIQKQRDALTITSSKIEVPASGKTITIEVQSNIQFDYEIADKDRDWILPEETRAMQTTYLTFKVQPNENVSRREGAIIIKSEKVSETVNIYQNGETPSIVLTQSDYAVSNEGETIKVEVSSNVDYQIKMPDVDWIIENKTRSMSTHTHYYTITPNGTPDNRNAQILFINQQNSLQQTVNIIQGQQNEIIVSTTDYYIGNSASIVKVDIQSNINYSVKIPEMTDWISLVETRALQSSTVSLNISENTSGSRRVGKITLVNTDAHKEVELTIVQSAEYTIVDIQDFLFKTYLCKYFDKNGDGEMSISEMADIVEIDCSNLDITSLQGIEYAVNLQKLNCSQNKITDIDLSYNKNLEIIIWNKNPFCYINLGDISPYQYTENTWNDSPVFGLYDMVGPTLKIIGSSMKGLTVIECALQALDVSECPNLERLECYDNMIKSLDLSKNTKLKVIRINNNPLELIDLGRANVNIAENKLCLRNSTHIKVISEYLSTLWITQSSKLESIDVSACPNLQTFYCNANNLKTLDVSHNSKLTRLDCNNNPLSLLNLGNIKIKSFNLDADNDERLGLKVGKSKSLQVKSETLAALDVSGNSLIDIDISQCPNLVNLSCANNQVQNLNYANCPLEELNVSNNQLKELDLRNLNITDQFNVHYDGNPLTTIHFGNVNLRTRTDPYGNIFCVEPTFTKKSLCGSTELTITGDAVQGIDIHECELVKLDISKCPILEYLDCRSNQIKHLDISQNINLKQLRWLDNQFESIVLGTALPYTTEYDDYTKKERLIRDGLEEYLYYGELNLNHVIEGGKHLKVSSITSIRSLDCSYCGLQTLDITDASISNLNCSNNHLNNIELPDAGGLYSLDCSHNDLTTLDLKRNVSIHTIYAQNNAITQLNIRSYTKINNLCISSNKLTELDCNGLTALQKLECTSNMINNLSLQECGNLTWLSCGNNQIENLDVSESSLYTNWGHDATLVCAPMPTLKNLYLKDGWDLRGITYERSIYNIPEQTKIMYK
- a CDS encoding site-specific integrase — its product is MVRSTFKVLFYLKRQSVQNGKAPIMGRITINGTISQFSCKLSVSPALWDTKANKAAGKSVMAQRINEKLENIKTNIGKHYQRICDRDSYVTAEKVKNAWLGFGDGYQLLIETFDAYLKDFEEKRAGKDRAIGTLVCYRKARNYLAAFLRYEYKVEDIPFKELKREFIERYVVYLSTVRRMLPGSIHTPIKKLKLMTYTAFKNGWITTDPFSGFRISVTYRDRRFLSESELQAVMNVRLPNYKTAIVRDIFVFCCFTGLCYADVKKLSREDIHTDERGDMWIIDQRTKTGTQFRVKLLPVAKQLVEQYSRLQLPDDKVFPVKDDNSMNMSLRHVARHAGLSFNPTTHTGRHTFATTVTLTQGVPLETVSKMLGHKHITTTQIYAKITNDKIGRDMDVLTDKIRNKFKLVF